In one window of Thermus aquaticus DNA:
- a CDS encoding SDR family oxidoreductase, whose protein sequence is MKAALISGASRGIGEATARLLHARGYGVGLLARNGARLEALARELPGALPIVGDVRRREDWERAVGRMEEAFGGLFALINNAGIGIMKPVVELSEEEVREVLEVNLMGPFLGLKAALPLLLRSRGVVVNVGSLAGKNAFKGGAAYNASKFGLLGLMGAAMLELREMGVRVVNVLPGSVDTGFAGSPVGEGWKLAPEDVARAILFALEMPERALLSEIEIRPTRPGRG, encoded by the coding sequence ATGAAGGCGGCGCTCATCAGCGGGGCCAGCCGGGGCATCGGCGAGGCCACGGCCCGGCTCCTCCACGCCAGGGGCTATGGGGTGGGGCTTCTCGCCCGGAACGGGGCCAGGCTGGAGGCCCTGGCCCGGGAACTCCCCGGGGCCTTGCCCATCGTCGGCGACGTGCGGCGGCGGGAGGACTGGGAAAGGGCCGTAGGAAGGATGGAGGAGGCCTTCGGCGGGCTTTTCGCCCTCATCAACAACGCCGGCATCGGCATCATGAAGCCGGTGGTGGAGCTTTCCGAGGAGGAGGTGCGGGAGGTCTTGGAGGTGAACCTCATGGGCCCCTTCCTGGGCCTCAAGGCCGCCCTTCCCCTCCTCCTGCGCTCCCGGGGCGTGGTGGTCAACGTGGGGAGCCTGGCGGGCAAGAACGCCTTCAAGGGCGGGGCCGCCTACAACGCCAGCAAGTTCGGCCTCTTGGGCCTCATGGGGGCCGCCATGCTGGAGCTACGGGAGATGGGGGTGCGGGTGGTGAACGTCCTGCCCGGCTCCGTGGACACCGGCTTCGCCGGGAGCCCGGTGGGGGAGGGCTGGAAGCTCGCCCCCGAGGACGTGGCCCGGGCCATCCTCTTCGCCCTGGAGATGCCGGAGAGGGCCCTTTTGAGCGAGATAGAGATCCGGCCCACCCGGCCCGGCAGGGGGTAA
- a CDS encoding glycerol-3-phosphate acyltransferase, translated as MTPFLLGYFLGSLPVAYWFGALRGKDLLKEGSGNPGALNAFRLLGPVPGLLVLLLDLFKGALAVAVGEGVSGSPLGGLLGGVGAVWGHAFSPWLLFRGGKALAPGAGVLLAVDPRLLLWALALFALLTALFRRPYRAVFAVALAMPLLAAMLGKTAAHLLFGLGVGLPVAFRHLKDWNR; from the coding sequence ATGACCCCCTTCCTCCTGGGCTATTTTCTGGGAAGCCTGCCCGTGGCCTACTGGTTTGGGGCCTTGAGGGGAAAGGACCTCCTAAAGGAGGGCTCGGGCAACCCCGGGGCCCTGAACGCCTTTCGCCTCCTGGGGCCCGTCCCCGGGCTTCTCGTCCTCCTTCTGGACCTCTTCAAGGGGGCTCTGGCGGTGGCGGTGGGGGAAGGGGTTTCCGGAAGTCCTTTGGGGGGGCTTCTGGGGGGCGTGGGGGCGGTGTGGGGGCACGCCTTCTCCCCCTGGCTCCTCTTCCGGGGCGGCAAGGCCCTGGCCCCCGGGGCGGGGGTCCTCCTGGCCGTGGACCCCAGGCTCCTCCTATGGGCCCTCGCCCTCTTTGCCCTCCTCACCGCCCTCTTCCGGAGGCCTTACCGGGCGGTCTTCGCGGTGGCCTTGGCCATGCCCCTCCTGGCGGCCATGCTGGGGAAGACGGCGGCCCACCTCCTCTTCGGCCTGGGGGTGGGGCTTCCCGTGGCCTTCCGCCACCTGAAGGACTGGAACCGATAG
- a CDS encoding SufE family protein: MMPKRLEEALALFRSLPRELKAQVLLDYAKKVPPPPEGLALEPVPECQTPFALKAEVREGRVHLHFAVPDEAPTVKAFAGLLKEGLEGESPEAVLALPPTFYRGSGLEELFTPLRLRGLEAALLRLQDQVRRALS, from the coding sequence ATGATGCCCAAGCGCCTAGAGGAGGCCTTAGCCCTCTTCCGCTCCCTGCCCAGGGAGCTTAAGGCCCAGGTCCTCCTGGACTACGCCAAAAAGGTGCCCCCACCCCCCGAAGGCCTGGCCCTGGAGCCCGTGCCCGAGTGCCAGACCCCCTTCGCCCTAAAGGCGGAGGTGCGGGAGGGGAGGGTCCACCTCCACTTCGCCGTGCCCGACGAGGCCCCCACGGTGAAGGCCTTCGCCGGCCTCTTAAAAGAAGGCCTCGAGGGCGAATCCCCGGAAGCGGTCCTAGCCCTTCCCCCCACCTTTTACCGGGGCTCGGGGCTGGAGGAGCTCTTTACCCCCTTGCGGCTTCGGGGCCTCGAGGCCGCCCTCTTGCGGCTTCAGGACCAGGTGCGCCGCGCCCTTTCATGA
- the coaE gene encoding dephospho-CoA kinase (Dephospho-CoA kinase (CoaE) performs the final step in coenzyme A biosynthesis.), with the protein MGDQAKHPIIIGLTGNIGSGKSTVAAFLREMGYPVLDADLLAERARELKKAELKALFPEAFLGEELDRRRLAQLVFSDPQRLRALEELIHPEVRRLLEEELSRLEAPLVFVEIPLLFEKGWEGRLQGTILVAAPLEERLKRAMVRSGLSREEVLARERAQMPEEEKRKRATWVLENRGSLEDLRARVQALLGEIRAILGV; encoded by the coding sequence ATGGGCGATCAGGCGAAGCACCCCATCATTATCGGCCTAACCGGCAACATCGGAAGCGGCAAGAGCACGGTGGCGGCCTTCCTCCGGGAGATGGGCTACCCCGTCCTGGACGCTGACCTGCTGGCCGAAAGGGCCCGTGAGCTCAAAAAGGCCGAGCTCAAGGCCCTCTTCCCCGAGGCCTTCTTGGGCGAGGAGCTGGACCGGAGGCGGCTCGCCCAACTGGTTTTCTCGGACCCGCAGAGGCTAAGGGCCCTGGAAGAACTGATTCACCCCGAGGTGCGCAGGCTTCTTGAGGAAGAACTTTCCCGCCTCGAGGCCCCCCTGGTCTTCGTGGAGATCCCCCTCCTCTTTGAGAAGGGCTGGGAGGGAAGGCTTCAGGGCACCATCCTGGTGGCGGCCCCCCTGGAGGAGCGCCTGAAGCGGGCCATGGTGCGCTCGGGGCTTTCCCGGGAGGAGGTTCTGGCCCGGGAGAGGGCCCAGATGCCCGAGGAGGAGAAGCGCAAGCGGGCGACCTGGGTCCTGGAGAACCGGGGGAGCCTGGAGGACCTGAGGGCCCGGGTCCAGGCCCTTCTTGGGGAGATCCGGGCTATCCTGGGGGTATGA
- a CDS encoding HDIG domain-containing metalloprotein, translated as MLRLIAHRDFPFYTPKGVIPVGGALRDLLLGRRPLDLDFAALDPQKAAEEAKGRYGGTLFPLDPERGHYRLVAGALTLDFTPLEGSPEEDLLRRDYRVNALLWLKGRVFGLPGAEEDLGKRLLVPVREENLYADHLRSLRGVRLSTTLGLGLPPETRRALARHARFLQENPSALPARERVREELAKLLLSKRAPFGLRLLERTGLLGVYLPELTHLVGLHQGGVHHLPAWEHTLSVLFHLLWLFPEAPLEARLAALYHDAGKPLTRRYDPEVGLYRFFGHAEVGAEMAKAALFWLCFPKEVVEKAAHLVRRHMDRPPEGTKALRRFYFKRRDLLPALPYLMAADRLAAKGVEAEAWPLLEAFREALKTPLPQEPLLSGEEVMALLGLRPGPLVGEALKALLEAQAEGSVASREEARRFLLYWRDGRTAQATPAPDHPG; from the coding sequence GTGCTTCGCCTGATCGCCCATAGGGACTTCCCCTTTTATACCCCCAAGGGGGTCATCCCCGTGGGGGGGGCGCTAAGGGACCTCCTCCTGGGCCGAAGGCCCCTGGACCTGGACTTCGCCGCACTGGACCCGCAAAAAGCGGCGGAGGAGGCCAAAGGGCGCTACGGGGGCACCCTCTTTCCCCTGGACCCGGAGAGGGGCCACTACCGCCTGGTCGCAGGGGCCCTCACCCTGGACTTCACCCCCCTCGAGGGGAGCCCCGAAGAGGACCTCCTGCGGCGGGACTACCGGGTAAACGCCCTCCTCTGGCTCAAGGGCAGGGTCTTCGGCCTGCCGGGGGCGGAGGAGGACCTCGGGAAGCGCCTTCTCGTCCCCGTGCGGGAGGAAAACCTGTACGCCGACCACCTAAGAAGCCTAAGGGGGGTGCGCTTGAGCACCACTCTGGGCCTGGGCCTCCCTCCGGAAACCAGGAGGGCCCTCGCCCGCCACGCCCGCTTCCTCCAGGAAAACCCCTCCGCCCTCCCCGCCCGGGAGCGGGTGCGGGAGGAACTGGCCAAGCTCCTCCTCAGCAAAAGGGCTCCTTTTGGCCTTCGCCTCCTGGAGCGGACGGGGCTTCTAGGGGTCTACCTCCCGGAGCTCACCCACCTGGTGGGCCTCCACCAGGGCGGGGTCCACCACCTCCCGGCCTGGGAGCACACCCTTTCCGTCCTCTTCCACCTCCTCTGGCTCTTTCCTGAGGCTCCCCTCGAGGCCCGCCTGGCCGCCCTCTACCACGATGCCGGCAAGCCCTTGACCCGCCGCTATGACCCCGAGGTGGGCCTCTACCGCTTCTTCGGCCACGCCGAGGTGGGGGCGGAAATGGCCAAAGCGGCCCTCTTTTGGCTCTGCTTCCCCAAGGAGGTGGTGGAGAAGGCGGCCCACCTGGTGCGCCGCCACATGGACCGCCCCCCCGAGGGGACCAAGGCCCTCCGCCGCTTCTACTTCAAGCGAAGGGACCTCCTCCCCGCCCTCCCCTACCTGATGGCGGCGGACCGCCTCGCGGCCAAGGGGGTGGAGGCCGAGGCCTGGCCCCTCCTCGAGGCCTTTCGGGAAGCCCTGAAGACGCCCCTCCCCCAGGAGCCCCTCCTCTCCGGGGAGGAGGTCATGGCCCTTCTGGGCCTGAGGCCCGGCCCCCTGGTGGGGGAGGCCCTCAAGGCGCTCCTGGAGGCCCAGGCGGAGGGGAGTGTAGCGAGCCGGGAAGAGGCCAGGCGCTTTCTCCTATATTGGAGGGATGGAAGGACGGCTCAGGCTACGCCAGCCCCAGATCACCCCGGTTGA